Proteins encoded within one genomic window of Paraglaciecola psychrophila 170:
- a CDS encoding Crp/Fnr family transcriptional regulator, with product MNFETVIRQCAWFNGAPDSAFETLIEAARLKRFEQKKYLYRLGEEGEFVYGVVSGFVRIKISSIHGQEFAITEFSCNAWLGEFTLTNQPARMFEAQVLDNSSIIQIPKRVVKTLAEEYPVIYQYLFLAQAEKTLQMCELLGGMLFYPLAARLAGRLQWFAQHYGIQTDEGILIDKKMTQQELAELARGSRQRVNKIVKEFEDEGILILTGQKYLVKNMLALKAKTQLKNE from the coding sequence ATGAATTTTGAAACTGTCATCAGGCAATGTGCCTGGTTCAATGGTGCACCTGACTCTGCCTTTGAGACATTAATCGAAGCGGCAAGATTAAAGCGTTTCGAGCAAAAAAAGTATTTGTATCGATTGGGCGAAGAAGGAGAGTTTGTTTACGGTGTGGTATCGGGGTTTGTGCGTATAAAGATTAGCAGTATTCACGGACAAGAGTTTGCGATAACGGAGTTTTCATGTAACGCGTGGCTAGGAGAATTTACCCTAACCAACCAGCCAGCTCGGATGTTTGAAGCGCAAGTGCTGGATAACTCAAGCATCATTCAAATACCCAAACGAGTCGTAAAAACACTGGCTGAAGAATACCCTGTTATTTATCAATATTTGTTTTTGGCACAAGCCGAAAAAACCTTACAAATGTGTGAATTGTTGGGTGGCATGTTGTTCTATCCGCTTGCTGCTAGGTTAGCTGGAAGGCTGCAATGGTTTGCCCAACATTATGGGATACAAACTGATGAAGGCATTTTGATTGATAAGAAAATGACTCAGCAAGAATTGGCTGAACTGGCTCGTGGTTCGCGTCAAAGAGTGAACAAAATAGTGAAAGAGTTTGAAGATGAAGGCATTTTGATTCTGACTGGTCAGAAATATTTGGTCAAAAATATGTTGGCATTAAAAGCTAAAACACAGCTCAAAAATGAATAA
- a CDS encoding TonB-dependent receptor: MVLNTHKHTAFNHIAFNQITFKLTPLSFALICISTSSMVLAQEAATANESSGIEVIQITSTKRVTSLMETGQAVSAFSEESMAQMNIDGSQDLVQYSPSLIISSSRISIRGVGRPNTALGSDPGVGIYTDGVYNTENGIFDYCNFCDIERIEVLRGPQGTLYGRNAVGGAINVISKEPQRELGGYVNLEAGNDGYLVTQGQVTGPLGETFSAIATLSKMERDALQENLAADVGDLDNRDRTYYSVTLKADWTENFTSTLRYMNYDRSENPSPGYLGDAYPTDFVNLGEGPLPGIFTGSNALNHVSGYSIANPAVNDINQTNVDTLGQQDVETKRLTFISTLTLDDLEFKYTYGDNEFTYDSIADGDVSNAAFGGMNFSEMFRQITTLVGIPGGVYLPNPLTGAPITLASDMTASVIQSGEFTSHELQMVSNYDGALNFIAGVYYFNSEESQYSDFVERGFGLMQGDAIAANYGGLPAELGLPADSGTFLGFPGFQPGLYQFYSSLIGAPFEATSNGDGGFLYYGQNELETTATALYGQLEYEVNDALALTAGLRYSNDEKTGSDDVFAYLSVPKNQHLVDDSWNKVTWRLQADWNVDKDTFVYGYISTGYRSGGFNLGAASAAPVDVVDPEELTAFEVGYKKSLYDNNVNLSLAAYYYDYVDLQVLSTVTEGGVTTAAFDNAAQATVMGFEVELQAWLTSDLRLMTTYSYTDSEYDDYTAVDSTACAILGECDIQDLSGNKLNMAPENKFSVSATQFFELDDMGTVLLTAGYSYVGEQYSRSFNRSDWDQVDSYDRIDARLSWTSESEAFEVAAFVRNAADERDILRYTTPSTVTRLQNVELSDPISYGLQVRYSFY, translated from the coding sequence ATGGTCCTGAATACTCATAAACACACTGCTTTTAATCACATAGCTTTTAATCAAATCACCTTTAAACTTACTCCTTTATCCTTTGCATTGATTTGTATTAGTACAAGTTCAATGGTCTTGGCCCAAGAAGCTGCCACAGCAAATGAATCATCAGGCATAGAAGTGATTCAAATTACCTCCACAAAACGTGTCACATCACTGATGGAAACAGGTCAAGCGGTCAGTGCATTTAGTGAAGAAAGCATGGCGCAGATGAATATCGATGGTAGCCAAGATTTGGTGCAATATTCTCCTTCATTAATTATTTCTTCTAGCAGAATATCTATACGAGGGGTGGGACGACCTAACACTGCCCTAGGCTCTGACCCAGGTGTTGGTATATATACCGATGGTGTGTATAACACCGAAAACGGTATTTTTGATTATTGTAATTTTTGTGACATAGAGCGTATTGAAGTGCTGCGAGGGCCTCAAGGTACGTTGTATGGCAGAAATGCTGTTGGCGGCGCAATCAATGTCATCAGTAAAGAGCCTCAAAGAGAATTGGGCGGTTACGTTAACTTGGAAGCGGGTAATGATGGTTATTTAGTGACGCAAGGTCAAGTAACTGGGCCACTTGGCGAAACATTTTCAGCTATCGCTACTTTGTCTAAAATGGAACGTGATGCACTGCAAGAAAACCTAGCGGCCGATGTTGGCGACTTGGATAACAGAGACCGAACCTATTATTCAGTCACCTTAAAAGCGGATTGGACTGAAAACTTCACCAGCACGTTACGCTACATGAATTATGATCGCAGCGAAAACCCGTCACCTGGTTATTTAGGGGATGCATACCCTACAGACTTTGTGAATCTTGGTGAGGGTCCTTTACCTGGAATTTTTACCGGTTCAAATGCGCTTAATCATGTGTCAGGATACTCAATTGCCAATCCGGCAGTGAATGATATTAATCAAACCAATGTTGATACATTAGGTCAACAAGATGTCGAAACAAAACGCTTAACCTTTATCAGCACACTGACATTAGACGATTTAGAATTTAAATATACTTACGGTGATAATGAGTTTACTTATGACTCTATTGCTGATGGTGATGTGTCAAATGCCGCTTTTGGAGGCATGAATTTTTCGGAAATGTTCAGACAAATAACCACATTGGTTGGCATACCAGGTGGGGTTTATTTACCCAACCCATTAACTGGCGCACCTATTACACTTGCATCAGACATGACCGCTAGTGTTATTCAATCAGGTGAGTTCACATCTCATGAATTACAGATGGTATCCAACTATGATGGTGCCTTAAACTTTATTGCTGGTGTGTACTATTTTAATAGTGAAGAGAGTCAATATAGCGACTTTGTAGAGCGTGGTTTCGGGCTAATGCAGGGCGATGCTATTGCCGCTAATTATGGTGGTTTACCCGCTGAACTTGGTTTACCAGCAGACAGTGGTACGTTCCTAGGTTTCCCCGGTTTTCAGCCTGGTCTGTATCAGTTTTATTCCTCATTAATTGGCGCGCCGTTTGAAGCGACGTCTAATGGTGATGGTGGCTTTTTATACTATGGACAAAATGAACTAGAAACGACTGCTACTGCCTTATATGGTCAACTAGAATACGAGGTCAACGATGCACTCGCTTTAACTGCAGGTCTGCGTTATTCAAACGATGAAAAAACGGGGTCAGATGATGTGTTCGCTTACTTATCGGTGCCTAAAAATCAGCATCTAGTAGATGACAGTTGGAACAAAGTCACTTGGCGTTTACAGGCTGATTGGAACGTTGACAAAGATACGTTTGTTTATGGTTATATATCTACCGGATATCGCTCTGGTGGTTTCAACCTTGGTGCTGCATCAGCCGCGCCAGTCGATGTAGTTGACCCAGAAGAGTTAACTGCGTTTGAAGTAGGCTACAAAAAATCGTTATATGACAATAATGTTAACCTGTCTTTAGCGGCTTATTATTATGATTACGTTGACCTGCAAGTGCTTTCAACGGTAACTGAAGGAGGGGTAACTACCGCCGCTTTTGATAATGCAGCACAAGCCACCGTCATGGGTTTTGAGGTTGAATTACAGGCTTGGTTGACTTCAGACTTACGTCTTATGACCACCTATTCCTATACCGATTCAGAATACGATGATTATACAGCCGTCGATTCCACCGCCTGTGCCATTTTAGGTGAATGTGATATTCAGGACTTATCAGGAAATAAATTGAATATGGCACCCGAAAACAAATTTTCAGTGTCTGCCACTCAATTCTTTGAATTGGATGACATGGGCACAGTATTGTTAACGGCTGGTTATTCATATGTGGGTGAACAATACTCTCGGTCTTTTAATCGCAGTGACTGGGATCAAGTCGACAGTTATGACCGTATCGATGCTCGCCTAAGCTGGACATCTGAAAGTGAAGCGTTTGAGGTGGCCGCCTTTGTGAGAAATGCCGCTGATGAACGCGATATTTTACGTTACACAACCCCTTCTACAGTGACACGTTTGCAGAATGTCGAGCTGTCTGATCCCATCTCTTATGGTTTGCAAGTTCGTTATAGCTTTTATTAA
- a CDS encoding MFS transporter, which produces MLKLTFFTKTAYGVGQMSQGVKDTAFQSFVVFYFSQVLGMPAIMAGFAALIALVVDAVTDPLMGDISDNWHSKWGRRHPFMIAAVIPFPLSLYMLFSPPVGLDPQGLFLWLLGWSIVVRVLLTMFNVPHNALGAELSQDYQERTKIVSYRTFLGFVGGITLSVVALNSFFKASEAYPNGMLNVEGYSSLGALAGIIAFVAMILCILGTKHTIPYLPKAPENQKKVDLSRSFKAFAEALKLRPFRIIFTVQIMTMIAGGAGATFMLYIGSYFFELSTAEISLLTLTIIVGLIPASIIAPVLSKRIDKMPSLVACLLVATIFSFSPIYLRLLSVMPENGSPLIMPILFATYVVGYSFFIAAGIVIGSMLADIADLHASNTGKRQEGLFFAANSFAQKATFGLGTLFAGIGLDLIAFPKQVDVSMVTEQTIFNLGLIAGPLPFVIYLIAAYIATKYDLNKTRHAEISDQLSAQKTT; this is translated from the coding sequence ATGTTGAAGCTAACTTTTTTTACAAAAACAGCTTATGGAGTAGGTCAGATGTCGCAAGGCGTCAAAGATACTGCCTTCCAGTCATTTGTAGTGTTTTATTTCAGTCAGGTATTGGGAATGCCCGCTATTATGGCTGGGTTTGCGGCGTTAATTGCTTTAGTGGTTGATGCCGTTACCGACCCGTTAATGGGGGATATATCTGATAATTGGCATTCGAAGTGGGGACGTCGTCATCCGTTTATGATCGCTGCGGTTATTCCTTTTCCTTTATCTCTATATATGTTGTTTTCACCGCCTGTAGGTCTTGACCCTCAAGGGTTATTTTTGTGGTTATTGGGCTGGTCAATTGTTGTTAGGGTTTTGTTAACAATGTTTAATGTGCCTCACAATGCCTTGGGTGCAGAATTAAGCCAAGACTATCAAGAGCGCACTAAAATAGTCAGTTATCGCACCTTTTTAGGTTTTGTAGGTGGCATCACTCTGTCGGTTGTGGCCCTTAATTCGTTTTTTAAAGCATCAGAAGCCTATCCTAATGGCATGCTAAATGTTGAAGGTTACAGTAGCTTAGGTGCATTAGCGGGGATCATCGCTTTTGTGGCAATGATCCTTTGTATTCTTGGCACCAAACACACTATTCCATACTTACCTAAAGCACCTGAAAATCAAAAGAAAGTAGATTTGAGCCGCAGCTTTAAGGCCTTTGCCGAAGCGCTGAAGTTAAGACCCTTTCGGATTATCTTTACGGTACAGATCATGACAATGATTGCTGGTGGGGCAGGGGCAACCTTCATGTTATATATCGGCAGTTACTTTTTTGAACTATCCACGGCTGAAATATCTTTATTAACGCTGACCATAATAGTGGGCTTAATACCGGCATCTATTATTGCCCCAGTATTGTCTAAACGTATTGATAAAATGCCCAGCTTGGTTGCCTGCTTACTGGTGGCAACAATCTTTAGTTTTAGCCCTATATATTTACGTTTGTTAAGCGTTATGCCTGAAAACGGCTCTCCGTTAATTATGCCAATACTTTTTGCGACTTATGTAGTTGGTTATAGCTTCTTTATTGCTGCAGGCATAGTCATCGGCTCTATGTTGGCAGATATTGCTGACTTACATGCAAGCAATACAGGTAAACGTCAGGAAGGTCTATTTTTTGCGGCCAATTCGTTTGCTCAAAAAGCCACTTTCGGACTAGGTACTTTGTTTGCTGGCATCGGGCTCGACCTGATCGCTTTTCCAAAACAGGTGGATGTATCGATGGTCACTGAGCAAACCATTTTCAACTTAGGTTTAATTGCAGGGCCTTTGCCCTTTGTGATTTATCTCATCGCTGCGTATATCGCCACAAAATACGATTTAAACAAAACACGACATGCAGAAATTTCTGACCAACTTTCGGCACAAAAAACCACATAA
- a CDS encoding carboxylesterase/lipase family protein, protein MGINIQQFLGVCYSTSIADEKRWQASEVRSKVSTELANIGPVAPQLTSINPITMLPNIAFKQNEECLNLNIFTPDLDKNLPVMVWIHGGGFQSGSASLPEYDGTKLATAGNMVVVSISYRLACLGFLRLCDLSHGVIPSTGNEGLGDQITALRWIQNNIHHFGGDKNNVTLFGESAGAMSIACLLGSPVANTLFHKAILQSGAGHTYSSVEKANKVAAEFINSTNQLGFTLDQLPSLSSDALLRIQAHFLARPDVYQKFGILPFTPVIENQLLPQPPHVAIAQGKAKHITLMAGTNTDEWTFFAALLQQDIASKEALNDSISQLIDAEGIDRCLTQINEQLNSRNRPINFQNQLSEVYCEFWFTQPCHRLLDNQIKAGGRAFRYKLGRRSPKEQFGCTHAADIGFVFDITDAHFHGQEPRVSQLVHEIQSSWAAFAHNDTPATTENPWPSYEENMCYMLFDHQHSYLTEHSPKSIDFWSRVSDQKLASF, encoded by the coding sequence ATGGGCATTAACATTCAACAGTTTTTAGGCGTTTGTTACTCAACTTCAATAGCCGATGAAAAACGTTGGCAAGCTTCTGAGGTGCGAAGTAAAGTATCAACAGAGTTAGCAAATATTGGTCCAGTCGCTCCGCAACTGACTTCAATCAATCCAATTACAATGTTACCTAATATTGCTTTTAAGCAAAACGAAGAGTGTTTAAACCTCAATATTTTCACACCCGACTTAGATAAAAACTTGCCGGTAATGGTGTGGATACACGGAGGTGGTTTTCAAAGTGGTAGTGCATCGTTACCAGAATACGACGGCACAAAATTAGCAACTGCCGGCAATATGGTAGTGGTATCAATCAGCTATCGATTGGCATGTTTAGGGTTTCTTCGGCTTTGCGATCTCAGTCATGGCGTTATTCCATCGACGGGAAATGAGGGACTAGGAGATCAAATAACTGCGTTGAGGTGGATCCAAAACAACATTCATCATTTTGGTGGAGACAAAAATAACGTCACCCTATTTGGAGAATCAGCTGGCGCCATGAGCATTGCCTGTTTGTTGGGATCTCCAGTGGCGAATACACTATTTCACAAAGCAATTTTACAAAGTGGTGCTGGGCATACTTATTCTTCTGTAGAAAAGGCAAATAAGGTTGCTGCTGAGTTCATCAATAGTACCAATCAGCTAGGTTTTACACTAGACCAGCTTCCTAGTTTAAGCAGTGACGCATTACTGAGAATACAAGCGCACTTTTTGGCGCGACCTGATGTCTATCAAAAATTTGGTATTTTGCCCTTCACTCCTGTGATTGAAAATCAATTATTGCCTCAGCCTCCCCATGTGGCTATTGCGCAAGGTAAGGCAAAACACATTACATTGATGGCAGGCACCAATACTGATGAATGGACATTTTTTGCTGCTTTATTACAGCAAGATATAGCTTCAAAAGAAGCACTGAATGACTCTATATCACAATTAATTGATGCTGAGGGAATTGACAGATGTTTGACACAAATAAACGAACAACTAAATAGCCGAAATCGCCCAATTAACTTCCAAAACCAATTAAGTGAGGTGTATTGTGAATTTTGGTTTACACAACCCTGCCATCGACTACTAGACAACCAGATAAAAGCAGGAGGACGCGCCTTTCGATATAAACTGGGCAGGCGATCTCCCAAAGAACAATTTGGCTGCACCCATGCTGCTGATATAGGGTTTGTATTTGACATAACAGATGCGCATTTCCACGGGCAGGAACCAAGAGTGTCGCAATTAGTCCATGAAATTCAAAGTAGTTGGGCTGCCTTTGCCCATAATGACACCCCAGCTACAACAGAAAACCCATGGCCGAGTTACGAAGAAAATATGTGCTATATGTTGTTTGATCACCAGCACAGTTACTTGACTGAGCATAGTCCCAAATCCATTGATTTTTGGTCCCGTGTCAGCGATCAAAAGCTGGCCTCATTTTAA
- a CDS encoding SGNH/GDSL hydrolase family protein: protein MTNNALPMPYDISMIGSSIFESWGTPQWGQLSISNQAVRSSKTDFWLHHDLSTIPDAHHILVYCGSNDLIFGNNSEQIMANLHGLITNLSVQFPKSQIGYFSILNCPQKQAAKQLPIIEQINTHMRQQAGKQYHYFEFNDAVHNQSKWFADDGLHLTPEAYQMLNEFYQPVIQKWIGY from the coding sequence ATGACAAATAACGCCCTACCTATGCCATATGATATTTCCATGATTGGAAGCAGTATTTTTGAATCTTGGGGCACACCTCAATGGGGGCAACTTTCTATATCGAACCAGGCCGTGCGCAGCTCCAAAACTGATTTTTGGTTACATCATGATTTGAGTACCATTCCCGATGCTCATCACATTCTAGTTTATTGTGGTAGTAACGATCTTATTTTTGGCAATAACAGTGAACAGATTATGGCTAATCTTCATGGTTTAATCACCAACTTGTCTGTTCAGTTTCCAAAATCTCAAATAGGTTATTTTTCAATTCTAAATTGTCCACAGAAACAAGCAGCCAAACAATTACCCATTATCGAACAGATTAATACCCATATGCGGCAACAGGCTGGCAAGCAATACCACTATTTTGAATTTAATGACGCCGTTCATAATCAGTCCAAATGGTTTGCTGATGACGGCCTGCACTTAACCCCAGAGGCCTACCAAATGCTGAATGAATTTTACCAACCTGTTATTCAAAAATGGATTGGGTATTAG
- a CDS encoding alpha/beta hydrolase, giving the protein MLNINNQTTPLISLLMFCITLTFSSLSTATSIKDVDHQEVTVWSQGVRLAADIYKPKGLTADQKLPGILLVPGWGGSKENLKKNYGPHFAELGFIVLAFDYKSWGKSDGPILPSKALAHSEEAIKLDINVTHVRKVVEPFSMLADVRAALHYLGGEPQVMPNNLGIWGTSLGGGLAMIMAASDDRIKVLVDQMGPVNYVHNLREMPAEMARKIETLTARGILPPYPDASMAKNPALKGYPNWAAMKRFNPMNYVDQLNVPTLIIDAENETLFDRTQNGVLLHNSIKDRLEAKYIVYPGGHYDLYKGDNQKSAFKEASDWLVKYLK; this is encoded by the coding sequence ATGTTGAATATTAATAACCAAACAACACCACTTATTTCTTTACTGATGTTTTGCATAACATTGACTTTTAGCAGCCTAAGTACGGCAACAAGCATCAAGGATGTAGATCACCAAGAAGTGACGGTCTGGAGTCAAGGTGTTCGTCTGGCTGCTGACATTTATAAGCCCAAAGGGTTAACCGCTGACCAAAAGCTACCGGGTATTTTATTGGTCCCTGGTTGGGGAGGCAGTAAGGAGAATTTAAAAAAGAACTATGGTCCTCATTTTGCCGAACTTGGCTTTATTGTGCTCGCTTTTGATTATAAAAGCTGGGGGAAAAGTGATGGCCCTATTTTGCCCTCCAAAGCCTTAGCCCATTCCGAAGAAGCCATAAAACTAGATATCAATGTAACGCATGTTCGCAAGGTGGTTGAACCATTTTCCATGTTAGCCGATGTGCGGGCTGCTTTACATTATCTTGGCGGCGAGCCACAAGTCATGCCTAATAACCTAGGTATATGGGGTACCAGCCTCGGTGGCGGATTAGCCATGATAATGGCCGCTAGTGATGACCGTATTAAGGTATTGGTTGATCAGATGGGACCGGTAAATTATGTGCATAATCTTCGGGAAATGCCTGCCGAAATGGCCCGTAAAATCGAAACATTAACCGCACGAGGCATACTGCCACCCTATCCTGACGCAAGCATGGCTAAAAACCCTGCGCTTAAGGGTTACCCTAATTGGGCAGCGATGAAACGCTTTAACCCGATGAATTACGTCGACCAGTTAAACGTTCCCACACTGATAATTGATGCTGAAAATGAAACGTTATTTGACCGTACTCAAAATGGCGTTCTGCTGCACAACAGTATTAAAGACCGTCTAGAAGCTAAGTATATTGTCTATCCAGGCGGACATTACGACTTGTACAAAGGGGACAATCAAAAGTCAGCGTTTAAAGAAGCCTCTGATTGGTTGGTCAAATATTTAAAGTAG
- a CDS encoding SDR family NAD(P)-dependent oxidoreductase, protein MTIRYDNQVAIVTGAGAGLGRSHALALAARGAKVVVNDLAATDGSMSEGSLAVVAEIEKAGGEAMVNGANVANMQQVQTMVEQAMEKWGRIDILVNNAGILRDKSFANMPIEDFQLVIDVHLMGAANCTKAVWGIMKQQNYGRIVMTTSSSGLYGNFGQANYGAAKMAVVGLMNTLCIEGQKNNIQVNCLSPTARTAMTEELIKDKRVLELMTVESVTTGLLALVAENAPNRTILGCGAGGYARAIIKETDGIYLSPEQQTPENLLASWDALEDQTKAEELKAGWMQTNKYVAKAAASLGVDLSAN, encoded by the coding sequence ATGACAATTAGATACGACAACCAAGTAGCAATAGTGACAGGCGCAGGCGCAGGTTTAGGCCGCTCTCACGCATTGGCTTTAGCAGCAAGAGGTGCAAAAGTGGTGGTCAATGATTTGGCCGCAACAGATGGCTCAATGTCTGAAGGGTCTTTAGCTGTAGTAGCAGAAATTGAGAAGGCGGGTGGTGAAGCAATGGTTAATGGTGCCAACGTTGCCAACATGCAACAAGTGCAAACCATGGTCGAGCAGGCGATGGAAAAATGGGGCCGAATCGATATTTTAGTCAACAATGCTGGCATATTAAGAGATAAATCTTTTGCTAATATGCCTATCGAAGACTTTCAACTCGTTATTGATGTGCATCTCATGGGGGCGGCTAATTGCACTAAAGCAGTGTGGGGTATCATGAAGCAACAAAACTATGGTCGTATTGTCATGACTACTTCTTCTTCAGGATTATACGGTAACTTTGGTCAGGCAAACTACGGTGCTGCCAAAATGGCTGTAGTGGGTTTAATGAACACGCTGTGTATTGAAGGTCAAAAAAATAATATTCAGGTCAATTGTTTATCACCTACAGCCCGAACAGCCATGACAGAAGAACTGATTAAAGACAAACGTGTATTGGAACTTATGACAGTAGAATCGGTTACTACTGGGTTGTTAGCATTAGTGGCAGAAAACGCACCTAATCGCACTATTTTAGGCTGCGGGGCAGGGGGATACGCCAGAGCAATTATTAAAGAAACTGACGGTATTTATTTATCACCCGAGCAACAAACGCCAGAAAACTTGTTAGCCAGTTGGGATGCACTTGAAGACCAAACTAAAGCAGAAGAACTAAAAGCTGGCTGGATGCAAACCAATAAATATGTCGCTAAAGCGGCAGCCTCATTGGGTGTCGATTTGAGTGCTAATTAA
- a CDS encoding MaoC family dehydratase codes for MTITMQAKDLTDYVGKKTGVSRWFTITQEQIDIFADATHDHQFIHIDPVKAKQTPFGSTIAHGFLSLSLLSAVAYDAGVNITNTLMGLNYGFDKIRFLHPVNVNSKIRGHMVLAHVLEKRPGQFLLTWDVSIEIESVDKPALTAQWLTMTIINP; via the coding sequence ATGACAATCACAATGCAAGCAAAAGATTTAACTGACTATGTTGGCAAAAAGACCGGCGTGTCACGCTGGTTTACTATTACTCAAGAGCAAATAGATATCTTTGCTGATGCGACTCACGATCATCAATTTATTCATATTGACCCCGTTAAGGCAAAGCAGACGCCTTTTGGCAGCACTATTGCCCATGGCTTTTTATCCCTCTCTTTGTTGTCGGCCGTTGCCTACGACGCTGGGGTGAATATTACAAATACTCTGATGGGATTAAATTATGGTTTTGACAAAATTCGGTTTTTACATCCTGTAAACGTCAACAGTAAAATTCGGGGGCATATGGTATTGGCTCATGTGCTTGAAAAGAGACCTGGGCAATTCTTACTCACTTGGGATGTCAGCATTGAAATCGAATCAGTCGATAAACCTGCATTAACTGCACAGTGGTTAACTATGACTATCATTAATCCGTAA
- a CDS encoding class I adenylate-forming enzyme family protein, whose amino-acid sequence MLQNQDILIDQASAKSVVKEIYNITAPKGAFEVFNKVRNGVTYPAFLTLPNNLGDMFKKAADTHGQVDFLVYQDERYSFEALYQLALSFREVLRDQYDIKRGDKVVIAMRNYPEWIVSFMGITMLGAVAVPINAWWSQQELLHVIQHSQALLVITDDKRYDILQASLQQINLPCLIARPNEQQGNDLCLMRKIKSFIASHTQNKTYINPTKATISSDDVLLNDTASIFYTSGSTGLPKGAVSTHESILTALNTWLMLGAAAGIANGTANVDPAYPPAALMTVPLFHVTGCHTLFLLSLLIGRKTIMMPYWDAELALILIEKERVTYFNGVPTMSMELMNHPQKHQYDLTSLLDICAGGAARAPEHVRKICQSFVQGNPSCGYGLTETNALGAVNGPVEYLAKPTSAGLPTPPIVDVQIFNDANQLLPQGQVGEIAIKSIANISGYWRDNAATDAAFSNGYFKTGDLGFLDEDGFIYIVDRIKDIIIRGGENISCFEVESALYKHNQVIETSVFALPDPRLGEVPGAVVYVKNIKEIDEDSLSSFLTSLIAHFKVPSKIWLVDQKLPRLGSGKIDKRGLKTHYQKLL is encoded by the coding sequence ATGCTGCAAAATCAGGATATTTTAATTGATCAGGCTTCTGCGAAATCAGTGGTGAAGGAAATTTATAATATTACAGCCCCTAAAGGGGCCTTTGAGGTCTTCAACAAGGTACGAAACGGTGTCACTTATCCAGCATTTTTGACATTACCCAATAATTTGGGAGACATGTTTAAAAAGGCTGCTGATACACATGGGCAAGTTGACTTTTTGGTATATCAGGATGAACGTTACAGCTTTGAAGCGTTATACCAACTAGCCCTATCTTTTCGTGAAGTGTTAAGAGACCAATACGATATAAAAAGAGGCGATAAAGTGGTCATCGCTATGCGTAATTATCCGGAATGGATAGTTTCTTTCATGGGCATCACTATGCTTGGGGCTGTGGCTGTGCCTATTAATGCATGGTGGTCGCAACAAGAGTTGTTGCATGTTATTCAGCACTCTCAGGCTTTGCTGGTGATAACAGACGATAAACGTTACGACATACTTCAAGCGTCACTTCAACAAATTAACCTGCCGTGTCTGATAGCTAGGCCTAATGAGCAACAAGGCAATGATTTGTGTTTGATGCGCAAGATCAAAAGTTTTATCGCAAGTCACACCCAAAACAAAACCTATATTAATCCCACCAAAGCTACAATTTCATCAGACGATGTTCTACTTAACGATACTGCCAGCATATTTTATACCTCTGGTTCTACCGGTTTACCCAAAGGTGCAGTTTCCACCCATGAAAGTATATTAACCGCCTTAAATACTTGGCTTATGCTGGGGGCCGCCGCGGGTATAGCTAATGGTACTGCGAATGTTGATCCTGCATATCCTCCAGCAGCATTGATGACAGTGCCGCTATTCCATGTGACGGGTTGTCACACTTTGTTTTTGTTATCTTTGCTGATTGGTCGTAAAACGATAATGATGCCTTATTGGGATGCTGAACTGGCCTTAATACTTATCGAAAAAGAACGTGTGACATATTTTAACGGTGTGCCCACTATGTCTATGGAGTTGATGAATCACCCACAAAAACACCAATATGATTTAACGTCATTATTGGACATTTGTGCGGGTGGCGCGGCAAGAGCCCCCGAACATGTTCGAAAAATATGTCAGTCGTTTGTCCAAGGTAACCCGAGCTGTGGATACGGCCTAACTGAAACCAATGCATTGGGCGCAGTCAATGGTCCAGTTGAGTATTTAGCCAAACCAACAAGTGCAGGTTTACCTACACCGCCTATTGTCGATGTGCAGATTTTTAACGATGCTAATCAATTATTGCCTCAAGGCCAGGTGGGTGAAATTGCGATAAAAAGTATTGCTAATATTAGTGGTTATTGGCGAGATAATGCGGCAACAGACGCTGCTTTTTCAAATGGGTATTTTAAGACGGGTGATCTTGGTTTTTTAGATGAAGACGGATTTATTTATATTGTGGACAGGATCAAGGATATTATTATTCGAGGTGGTGAAAACATATCTTGTTTTGAGGTTGAATCTGCACTGTATAAACATAATCAAGTGATTGAAACCTCTGTATTTGCTTTACCTGACCCTCGTTTGGGCGAAGTGCCTGGTGCAGTTGTTTATGTTAAAAATATCAAAGAAATTGATGAAGATAGCCTGAGCTCATTTCTCACTAGTTTAATTGCCCACTTTAAAGTGCCCAGTAAAATTTGGCTGGTTGACCAAAAGTTACCCCGTTTAGGCTCGGGTAAAATTGACAAGCGAGGGTTGAAAACCCATTATCAGAAATTGCTCTAA